The Lycium ferocissimum isolate CSIRO_LF1 chromosome 8, AGI_CSIRO_Lferr_CH_V1, whole genome shotgun sequence DNA segment GGTTGCACTTTTATCTTCGGTACAAGTAATACTGGTGTAATTTTATACtgaaatcttgattcttgtttaTAGCAAATAACTGATAACAACCCAAGGTTTGGAAAGTCTAGTTTAGACGATTAAGCGATAAATTAAGCAAAACAATCAGCAGACATGGTTTGGAAAAAATGTCAATCAATTTAGCTATACTTgtatattaattttccatgattaAGTGATAAGTTTTGCTATCTGTGATTAACTACAGTTTGGAGATAACATTATACAAAGGACccatgttatttatttatttatttatttggttaGTGTAAACACCAAACAATTCAGAAACATGCATTTCACCAAAAATATGACAGCATATAATTAAAGAAGATACTTTTTTATAGTCTCCAAACCTTTCAAAGAGTAGCACCAGGCTCTGATACGATGCCATTCATGTataaagggattttttttttttttttttttttaatggctAGAATAAGAAGATCAGGAATGATAACAAAGTAACAAAATAAccacaaaaaataagttaaattcaATTAATAATTTCAAGAACTAAGACAATTAATTCAGAAAAACTGTGTTAGAAAACAACTCCAAACACACAGCCATCACCTTGGCGCTGTAACTAGTACTGATTCAAGAGAGTTCCTTTGTGCCGCAATTTCTTTGACAACTTGTGATTTGTCAGCCTCAAATTAAAGTCTCGTAGGTCTTGTTTAGGGTGACAATTTGATACCATAGTTTTTTCAATCTGTACTCGTATTATAGAGCAAGTACCTATTCTTAATCGATATATACTGTCTATGTACCTTTGTCAGTCTTAAAATCGGCAAAGAGGCGCCGTTCTGTTTGCGACAAGGATGTTAACAATATCTGAAGGCTTGTTCTTGTTTGCAGCGAATAACTGCAAAAGTTGAAAGTCAGAGACGAAGCCGTTGCTAGCAAAACAATCAGCAGACATGGTAAAAAAATGTCAATCAATTGAGCGTACCTTGAAAACATGGAATGCTTCTATCTGGATACTTTTGCTAGATTCCTGTAAAAGGAGGAATTCAGCAATCACCAAAAATTGACAGCAAATCAAGAAGTTAAATGGGTCCAGCCATTCTTCTTAGGCCTTTTCATCAGCTTTTGAGCCCCACAACTTTCTGTATTCATAAAACTTTAAGCACAAAAGTTTACTTTAAACGGTCAACTTGTAATCACTCCAAAACCAAATGTTCACTGAAACAATTACTTGTGCCGCACTGGTAAAGTCATGGGTCATGTTTAGGGTGACAATTTGATACCTAATTTTTTCAATTTGCTCACGTGAATAAGTGAGTAGGTGAGTGATATATTCAACTTCAAGTCTATTTGTGCCAAGCAAAAAGTGGTCCATCTAATTTTACTCATTTCACAAGTTAATGATTTGTCCGTCGTGTTGAGTTGGACTTGTCACACACAATCTTGAACTGATGATGTGAAGCAGAATATCAACTGCAATGGTTTCATGATAGACATGGTAAAAACCCCACCACCCACGACATAGGAAGAGAATATAATTGAATGCACCAAAAGAACAaagagaaacttcaagagaataAAAGATTAAATAATAAAGTATAATGACAGTCAGGAAAAGAGGGCTGAAATAAGAACGCATAACCAAATTTAGCTCAATACCCTGAGAAGATTCATTAGGATCCTTAAGTTATCTCTTGAACTAACGTAACGCGTCATTACTGCAGAATTTGAGCGGTCGAGCAGGATATCTCCCAACAGCTGCAACAGTTAAACAAACGTatttaaagattaaaaaaacaATGGGAAGGGGATTTCTGTCAGGCTAGAAGTCACAGCTGCCTCAACATAAATTGGAAAAACTCACTAtattaagaaaatgaaaaaagactCCAGAATTATAATGACTTATTAGTGATGTATATAAATTTCCGGTAGATAGAAATTACAAGAGCTTGAATAAATGAAAAACTGAACTGCTGGAAATTTCTCCTCAAAGTCAAAAGGTTCTGTTTCCCGTCAATCAACAGAAGTctgaatacaacaacaacaacaacataattgaGTCAATGTGCAGTCTGGGATTTTACCCCTACCTTATCTGAGTCTGAatacatgaatttcattcaatTCTCTCTTATCCAAGCCCCAGAATTTCCTTCTCTTCCCTGCTTTAATCATGGAAAGAGGATTCCTTCCAACCCCAACCCAAAAGGTACTTATAAAGGTATTTTCTAAAGAAATTACAATGTTAACCGGTAACAGACCCCGAGTAAAGAAAGATGCAAAAACAACTCTTTCAACAAAAAGAGGATCAATATACAAGGGATCGAGAAAAAATGTTATCCATGTAATACGAGGAGGGCTTGAGGTAGAATATGCACATCAAACATTTATGAACCACCATGTACTCGATCGATACTTGCAAAAGATGTGAGAAATTTTCCGGATGAGCACTATTTTCTCCAGAAGTATATTATTCAGCACAAATTGTTGACAAGAAGAAGGGAGGCTTCTCCTTACCTTGATAGCTTGCCTTCTGGTGATGTAATTACTGGACTCGAGCAGCTTTGAGTTATACTCGGCAAAGAACTAAAAGCAAAACCAGCAGATAATAAGTTCCTCATGATTCATTTATCGAAGCAAGAGTAATTGATGAGAAAATCCCACAAGAATACTGGAAAAAGCTAATAGAAGTAAGATTTTAAATATCATACAGATATATTTTGGAACATTTATGTATCAATCTGTAAGCCTAACTAATGCAAATCAAATACTGGAAGTTCATGTAGCTGACACCAAAATCCTCCTTACCCCTATCCTTCAGATAATAACAGTTGATCCTATTCATCCCTATTCTCAACTGCATATACctggatgaaaaaaaaagggcagcAACAAGAACAGACTCTAAAGTTCTTAACACAACTCTTCCCAATTACATGTCACAATTTTATCACCCCTTTGTTGATGATGGTGTCTCAAGAGGCACCATTGGGTGAAAtcaagagcttctaagataataaagTAATGGTTAATAGTCATGAAGACCTAGGAAATAAAAGTAAGAAGTGTATAAACTGAGTGCTGTATCAGTACTACGAGAATCATTCCATTGTAATAACTAATAAAGAACATAATAGCGTCAACAACAAAATGTGTTGAAGTATCTTGAgactatgttgctcggactcttcaaaaatatcgGCGGGTGCGTGTCGGAcactccaaaagtagtgcatttttggagaatccgacacggGTACGGCaacgaaagtgaagagtccgcgTAACTTAGTCTTGAGAGCATAGTTGCATAAATCAAAGCTACAAGAAGCAAGAAGTTTCTAGAGAAAAACTCTTAAATCTAGTTCACAAAACATGCTTGCATGTGAACAACTAAAATAAAATCAGCAACAAGTTCATAGAGCTCTCCTGGTAACCATGGTTCAGACAATTCACTTGCATGTTTGTACAACAAAAAGCAATTAGACAAATACACTAAATCTATTACCCAGTCATAATTCTTCGAAAGAAACTCAGCTACTGTTGATTTGTGCCTCGTCAAAAGTTCCTGCCACAAAAATTGCAACAGCCAAGGGCGTCATGTGGAGTAGTAAATTGGCTTatctttccttattttcttaagaGGTTTGCTAGTTCAATAGGAAATAAGACTGATGCCATTGAAATGACAATAGAACATTTTCAGGGAACAAAGATTATCTATCAATATTCATTCCATTAACACAATTAAAAGGACCCAACCTTAAATGTTGCAGCGGCATCAGCAGCAATGTCAAAATTTGGCAGCTGAATATAATCGAAAAACTTCTTCACATGCTCTGATTCCAAGACATACCTAACAACAGAAGCACACATATAAGTTCTCAAAATAGATCCAGCAGTAGCAGCATAAAATGCCACATGTCTTATTCAcataaaaaattcataaataaatagCAAAAAGAAAGCTTATTAAGCAGTTCAATTGTAGATCAGATAAACGAATCTTCTAATACCAATCAATTCGAACGATATATAACTATTTGACACAGACAAAagcaaaagtaaaaaaattaaataaaaagggaaaactcTAAATAAGAGCATAAGATAGGTTTATGTGCCTCACCTTGCAACACTCTGGTGTCTAATGCATTCCCTCAGCATTGTACCATAATGCAAAGCCATATCTGCATTGTCATACCTAAAAGACAAGGGAAAAGAATCATCAGAAATCCATATACCAATAACCAAAAGATTAACAAAATGATCTTCAAAAACGTCTTTTCGTTCACAGGAAACAAATTTCCTAAAGGATGCTACCCCATCAAGGCTTCTAAAAATGGCATGAAATACTACCTCCGTCCCATTTAGTATGAAAAAGCTTGATAAGATATGTGAATCAAGGAGTTACTTTGATTGCAACAACAGCTCAATTCCAAACAGTTGGGATCGGACTATATAAATTCTCACTGACCATGTAGCTCCATTTATACTCATCTTAGgtcaatattataaaaaataaaaataaagaacaaaagtAATAGAAATTCTTTATATTTTCAAGTGGTATATATAAATCTCTGACAAAACTAAAAGACTCCTCGAAAGTATAGGACCTAAAGTAAAAGTACAAACAAGACTAAAACATATCCCCAACTAATTGGTATCGCCTATGTAGATCTTTTTCTTCCATCTTGCCCTATTTTTCGCTAAATCTACATTGATTCCAAGATATTATAGGTCTTTCTAAACAATTTCCTTCCAAGTGATTTTAGGTATACCTTATTTCCTTTTAACACATTTACTCGTCATGATTTCACACCTAGGGACCGGTTCATCCAGAGGTCAACTTTAGGATACGAATAAACTATCTTAAACCATCTTCTCTCATTTTATCCTCGATATATGCTACTTGAACCTTTTGTTGAATGTGGTCATTACTAATCTTGTCTAATTTTGTATGACAGCATATCCATCTTAGCATTCCCATCTCTGCGACACTTATCTTGTATAAGAGTAACATAACAAGTGACTTCCAAACAAAGTTTAATGAcgaaatatatttcaaatgaGAACATGCAAGAGAACTTCTAATGATTTCTTCATTCAAATAATTTGTTCTAGATTGCCATGGATAGAGATCAGCAATGTGCATTAGAAAAGAAAAGCCCAAAAACAATTTAAACAATTCTAAAACTCAAAAAATGAAGCAATTTGATAAGGCAATAAACACATGATAATAACATGCCACTGTATTTGTAAACCTCTTTTCTGCCATTTCTTACCCTGTTACTAATATATCCATCAGATCAATGTTTGCTTCCAAGTAATCACAAGCAATCAACCTCGACTGAACCTGCTGTCTTTGCAGATTTGCAACTACTTGAGTAGCATCTTTACGAGCCTGCAAAAAGTAAATCTCCTTGTAATAGGAAGACACGGGGATGGAAACAACAAGATCTTACAACTAATAGGGTTAATAAACATCATGCAGTGACATCGCAGAGGCAAAAACTAGAGAACCAGATGATATTCTCATGAAATGCAGAAAAATGCATAAGAAAGCCAGTTGATACGATAAGGGTGAGACGACATGACCACAAGAAATTTCATGCACTCAAGGGGTAAGTATTACCTCTAAATTCAGTTTTGGAAGCATATTAATCAGAAGCCGTAG contains these protein-coding regions:
- the LOC132068228 gene encoding putative MO25-like protein At5g47540, with amino-acid sequence MKSLLFKSKPKTPVELVRQTRDLLIYVQRSNSDNTRESKREEKMMELGKTLRDLKCVLYGNGQSEPVSDACSQLTQEFFREDTLRLLINMLPKLNLEARKDATQVVANLQRQQVQSRLIACDYLEANIDLMDILVTGYDNADMALHYGTMLRECIRHQSVARYVLESEHVKKFFDYIQLPNFDIAADAAATFKELLTRHKSTVAEFLSKNYDWFFAEYNSKLLESSNYITRRQAIKLLGDILLDRSNSAVMTRYVSSRDNLRILMNLLRESSKSIQIEAFHVFKLFAANKNKPSDIVNILVANRTAPLCRF